One genomic window of Oncorhynchus clarkii lewisi isolate Uvic-CL-2024 chromosome 5, UVic_Ocla_1.0, whole genome shotgun sequence includes the following:
- the LOC139410157 gene encoding SAC3 domain-containing protein 1 isoform X2, whose translation MNNKRASCRVSHSRRRVQPVERDFRQHHNQGVWREVQEERRQESIPRGVCLSMCPIRELQDREAQNLLHRFEVLSGTERERWPRADPSGVVKEYARPAAGKDSTRPSDLRPPAVLLKTVFYLVDNIAASPTLRPWTEVYDFVFDRLRSVRQDMIIQRVSGADCVAVLERTVRFLIYASYRLCGEPLRLYDPRINDTHLQESLSWLLECYTSGKHPNQEEFQALGLLYNLGSSRATQHTMELPERIRSSPVMHLALSVSRAFMERNPVRLLRLAHSLDFLQSCALHRHLETCRRDLLLIYSHGHSSKNCRFPLHKLAHILALDVPLTNQLCQAHGVEVHGDYVVFSKTSFTEPEAGKLQCAHFHDLVDRKQRDLTVGSIIHGCT comes from the exons ATGAACAACAAGAGAGCGTCCTGTCGTGT TTCCCACTCCAGAAGGAGAGTACAGCCCGTGGAAAGGGATTTTAGGCAACACCACAACCAGGGGGTATGGCGAGAAGtgcaagaggagaggaggcaggagtcCATCCCCAGGGGTGTCTGCCTGTCTATGTGCCCTATCCGCGAGCTGCAGGACAGGGAGGCCCAGAACTTACTGCACCGATTTGAGGTGTTGTCGGGTACTGAGCGGGAACGCTGGCCCAGGGCTGACCCCTCAGGTGTGGTAAAGGAGTATGCTAGACCTGCAGCAGGGAAGGACTCCACTCGACCTAGTGACCTGCGACCACCAGCTGTGCTGCTAAAGACTGTGTTCTACCTCGTCGACAACATCGCTGCCTCCCCCACACTGCGTCCATGGACCGAG GTGTATGATTTTGTCTTTGACCGGCTGCGCAGTGTGAGACAGGATATGATCATCCAGAGGGTGTCTGGTGCTGACTGTGTGGCCGTGCTGGAGAGGACAGTCCGCTTCCTGATCTACGCCTCCTACCGGCTGTGTGGGGAGCCCCTGCGCCTATACGACCCCCGCATCAATGATACCCACCTGCAGGAAAGCCTCAGCTGGCTGCTGGAATGCTACACCAGTGGAAAGCACCCCAACCAGGAGGAGTTCCAGGCTCTCGGTCTCCTCTACAACCTGG GTTCAAGCCGTGCCACACAGCACACCATGGAGCTGCCAGAGCGGATACGCTCCTCCCCTGTCATGCATCTGGCCCTGTCAGTGAGCCGGGCCTTCATGGAACGCAACCCTGTACGACTCCTCCGATTGGCCCACAGTCTGGACTTCCTGCAGAGCTGTGCCCTGCACCGGCACCTAGAGACCTGTCGCAGAGACCTGCTGCTGATCTACAGCCACGGACACAGCAGCAAGAACTGCCGCTTCCCCCTCCACAAGCTGGCCCACATCCTGGCCCTGGATGTCCCCCTCACCAACCAGCTGTGCCAGGCCCATGGGGTGGAAGTCCATGGGGACTATGTGGTCTTCTCCAAGACCTCCTTCACTGAGCCAGAGGCTGGGAAGCTACAGTGTGCACACTTTCATGATCTGGTGGACAGGAAGCAGAGGGATCTCACTGTTGGTAGCATCATTCATGGCTGCACTTGA
- the LOC139410157 gene encoding SAC3 domain-containing protein 1 isoform X1, protein MNMLLQGPLVLRPLYLFNVMHLPLFFLSDSILRLDQKCLFNSSHSRRRVQPVERDFRQHHNQGVWREVQEERRQESIPRGVCLSMCPIRELQDREAQNLLHRFEVLSGTERERWPRADPSGVVKEYARPAAGKDSTRPSDLRPPAVLLKTVFYLVDNIAASPTLRPWTEVYDFVFDRLRSVRQDMIIQRVSGADCVAVLERTVRFLIYASYRLCGEPLRLYDPRINDTHLQESLSWLLECYTSGKHPNQEEFQALGLLYNLGSSRATQHTMELPERIRSSPVMHLALSVSRAFMERNPVRLLRLAHSLDFLQSCALHRHLETCRRDLLLIYSHGHSSKNCRFPLHKLAHILALDVPLTNQLCQAHGVEVHGDYVVFSKTSFTEPEAGKLQCAHFHDLVDRKQRDLTVGSIIHGCT, encoded by the exons ATGAACATGCTTTTGCAAGGACCGCTAGTGCTGCGTCCATTATACTTATTTAATGTGATGCACTTGCCACTATTCTTTCTCAGTGATAGTATTTTGAGGCTTGATCAAAAATGTCTCTTCAATAGTTCCCACTCCAGAAGGAGAGTACAGCCCGTGGAAAGGGATTTTAGGCAACACCACAACCAGGGGGTATGGCGAGAAGtgcaagaggagaggaggcaggagtcCATCCCCAGGGGTGTCTGCCTGTCTATGTGCCCTATCCGCGAGCTGCAGGACAGGGAGGCCCAGAACTTACTGCACCGATTTGAGGTGTTGTCGGGTACTGAGCGGGAACGCTGGCCCAGGGCTGACCCCTCAGGTGTGGTAAAGGAGTATGCTAGACCTGCAGCAGGGAAGGACTCCACTCGACCTAGTGACCTGCGACCACCAGCTGTGCTGCTAAAGACTGTGTTCTACCTCGTCGACAACATCGCTGCCTCCCCCACACTGCGTCCATGGACCGAG GTGTATGATTTTGTCTTTGACCGGCTGCGCAGTGTGAGACAGGATATGATCATCCAGAGGGTGTCTGGTGCTGACTGTGTGGCCGTGCTGGAGAGGACAGTCCGCTTCCTGATCTACGCCTCCTACCGGCTGTGTGGGGAGCCCCTGCGCCTATACGACCCCCGCATCAATGATACCCACCTGCAGGAAAGCCTCAGCTGGCTGCTGGAATGCTACACCAGTGGAAAGCACCCCAACCAGGAGGAGTTCCAGGCTCTCGGTCTCCTCTACAACCTGG GTTCAAGCCGTGCCACACAGCACACCATGGAGCTGCCAGAGCGGATACGCTCCTCCCCTGTCATGCATCTGGCCCTGTCAGTGAGCCGGGCCTTCATGGAACGCAACCCTGTACGACTCCTCCGATTGGCCCACAGTCTGGACTTCCTGCAGAGCTGTGCCCTGCACCGGCACCTAGAGACCTGTCGCAGAGACCTGCTGCTGATCTACAGCCACGGACACAGCAGCAAGAACTGCCGCTTCCCCCTCCACAAGCTGGCCCACATCCTGGCCCTGGATGTCCCCCTCACCAACCAGCTGTGCCAGGCCCATGGGGTGGAAGTCCATGGGGACTATGTGGTCTTCTCCAAGACCTCCTTCACTGAGCCAGAGGCTGGGAAGCTACAGTGTGCACACTTTCATGATCTGGTGGACAGGAAGCAGAGGGATCTCACTGTTGGTAGCATCATTCATGGCTGCACTTGA